The sequence CCTCGAGCACCTGCCCCGCAAGGAGAGCGGCGTTGAGCAGCATCAGGTTCTCCGCCAGCTGCACGTGCCGCTGCTCTGGCAGGATGGATATCGACACCGCCGCCGTGAACAGCAGCGCGCTCCCCGCGAACGCGAGCTGATACCCGCGACGATGCCGTCTCGACAGCTGGAGCGCGAGCGCCCCGAGCGCGGCTGCCGCGAGGATCGGCTTGAGCACGGCGAGCGGCCAGCGATAGGGGAGGGTGAATGAGCGCGTCTCGTGCCAGGTCGACACGTCGATGCCGTAGATCTGCTTCACCGCCTGGTGCGCAGTGGACGCCGGGGTCAGCTTGACGTGCCGGTCCAGTGTGCCCACCGACAGGGTTGCCTCCTGGAGGTGGTCCAGCAGGACCCGTCCAGCGTCGGCAGGCCTGTCGAGCGCCGCGCTGAGCGCGACGCGGCTCGCCCAGCGATCGAGCGCCGGCGGCGGGAGGTGGAGCTCGCGGGCGGCGATGGCCAGGGGGGATTCATCGTCCCACATCACGAAATCGAAGCCGCGCAGGTTGCCGTCGCCGTGCTCCTGGAGGAACGCGACGGAGCGCTCGTCCGGGGCGGCGTGCTCGGGTCGGATGAGGGCAGCGAGCATGCAATAGCGGTTGATTCCGGCCCAGCTCTCCATCGCCCACGCGCCGCGATGACTCCGGTAATGGCTCATGTAAGCCACCACGATCAGGCTGGCCGCCACGACCAAGGCGCAGGGGGCGAGCAGGCGGCGCGCGCGCTCGCCGGCGCCGGAGGCCGGGCCGCGGAGGGCGGCGGCGAGGGTCATCGCGGCGAGCAGCCCACAGACCGCGAGACCCACCACCCTGACCGAGGCGCTCGCGCCGGCCGCGAGGCCCGCCGCGCCGAGCAGCCACGGGGAGCCGCGGCGTGCTCCTTCGGCCGCGGCGTAGCCGGCGAGGGCGACGAGGAACAGGAACAGCGCCTCCGAGAGCACATGGGTCTCGAGCAGCAGGTTCGTGGGCCAGAACAGGCACAGCCCGAGCGCCGCGAGCGGCGCCCAGCCCGGGCGCGGCGCGAGCCGCCGGGCGATCCCGTAGAACAGCAGCGCCGTGATCAGGCCGAGGGCGAGCTGCGTCGCCTGGATGAGCCGGAGATCCGCGGAGATCGCCCGGAGCCCGCGCAGGAACCACGAGTAACCCTGCTGCCGGTCCAACGCCGGAGCCGCGCCCGGCAGGGAGCAGAAGAGATAGGTCCCGGTGTCGAACCAGACCCTCGGCTCCGGCTGCGCCGCGAACAGGGCGGCCCGCAAGGCGGCGCCCAGCGCGACCAGCGCCGCGGCGGCGCGCCGCTCCGGCGTGAACCAGCCTGTCCGGCGCACGGCGGTCACGGCGCGCGCGCCGTGTTCCGCGCCGGTCGCTTCGAGCGCGACGTGAGCAGCGGCTCAGGGGTCTCCCAACGCTTCAGGCGTCGGCGGGTGATGACGGGGCTCACGGAGGAGAGAAGGAGACAGAACAGCGCTCGGGCGTGTCAAGGAGCAACTGCGCGCCCTGTCTGCGGTCATCACCGCGCGACCGCGCTCTCGCGTCGACTCGCCATGCGCGCCTGCGCCAGCGCCTTCGGCGCGCCTCTCGCGCCGGCGGGGCTCGCCGCCGCCTCCGACGAGCTCGGATCAGCATCCGAGTCCGCGCTCTGCTCCTCATCTGCCTTGTCGGCGCCGCCCTCGGTCGCGTCGTGGCGCGGCAGCACGGTCCTCGCGGTCGACACGAGCAGCACGCTGGTCAGCGCGACGACGCTCGCAGATCCAGCGACGAGCACCGCGATATGCATCATTGTGCGCTGGAGGAGGCTCCCTTCATTCAACTTCCGGAGGATCTTCAACATCGTGCTACCTGCCTCGTTCGCGAGCGCCCGCTCGCTGCCAGCGTCCCTGTGACGACTCCTGCGAATGCGAGCGTCGTGCCAGCAGTGATCCGCTGGAACCAGCGCATGGATCGAGGGGCTTCTTGCGCCGCTCTGCCAAAGCTGACACTTCCGCTACCTGTACAATGGCTCATCCTGCCAAAATGACAATCCGTTCTTTGAGCGTTTTGACACCGCGTGCGCCGCGTGCGGACCGGCCGCGCCCGTGACGCCCGTGACCGTGGAGAAGGGAAGACATGCGTCTCTGACGCGCCTGCCGAGCCTTCCACGCTTTCGGGTCGCATCCTGTCCTGTCGATCTGACCAGCCTGGACGAGGACTTCGTCGCTTCGTCCACCACACCCGCCACACCACCCCACGTGCGGGCTCTTCCGGCGGGCGCGCCGTCGTCGCGCCGTCATCGCGCCGTCGTCGTCGATGGCTGCCCCCCTCCTGCGGGCGGCGGGGTAGAGATCGGGCCCATGCTGCTCACCCGCGCCGAAGCCACCGGATTCCGGGAGACCTCCCTGCACGCCGACGTGATGCGGTTCGTCCGCGCGCTCGAAGGCCGCAACGACCCGCGCTTGCACGTGACCACCTTCGGGACCAGCCCGGGCGGGAGGGAGCTGCCGCTCCTCGTGCTGTCCAAGGACGGCGTGCGATCCCCGGACGAGGCCCGCCGCGCCGGGCGCCCCGTGGTGCTGATGCTCGACGGGATCCACCCCGGCGAGGTGGAGGGCAAGGAGGCCAGCCTCGCGCTCGTCCGCGATCTGCTCGACGGCCGCCACCCGGACTGGCTCGATGCCCTCGTGCTCCTCGTCGTTCCTCTGTTCAACGCCGATGGCAACGACGCGCTCGACCCGCGGAACCGCCGCCTCGACCTCAAGAAGCTCACCGGCCAGCCAGGTCCCGTCGTGGGCACCCGCACCCAGAGCCAGGGCATCAACCTGAACCGCGACTACCTCCGCCAGGCCGCGCCCGAGATGCGCCTGCTCCAGCGGCGCGTGTGCATCCCCTGGGCGCCCGATCTCACGATCGACAACCACGCGACCAACGGGTCTGTGCACCGGTTCCAGATGACGGTCGACGTGCCGCACACCATCGAGTCCGGCCGCCCCGAGCCGATCGCGATGGTGCGCGACCGCCTGGTCCCCGACGTGATCGCCGCGGTCCGGCGGCGCGGCTTCGAGAGCGGCTGGTACGGCAACTTCGTCGAGGACGAGCGGGTGCTCGACGCGGACGGCGAGGTCGACCCGGCCTCGCCCGTCGGCCTCGGCTGGATGACCTACCCGCACCACCCGCGGTTCGGCTCGAACTACCGCGGGCTCACGGGGCGGCTCGACCTGCTCCTCGAGTGCTACAGCTATCTCCCGTTCGAGGAGCGCGTCCAGACCGCCTCGGCGTGGCAGATCGAGGCCCTCTCCTGGGTCGCCACCCACGCCGACGCGGTCCGCGAGGTCGTGGCCGCGAGCGCCCGGCCGCCGGAGCGCGTCGCGGTCCGGTACCGCCTCGAGCCGACCGGGGCCCCGATCGACATCCTGACGCGCAGCCCGCGGGCGTTCGACGGCGAGCCTGTCACCCTGCGGATCCCGCACCACGCGCGGTTCGTCGGGACCACCGTGGTGGATCGGCCGCGGGCGTACCTCGTGCCGCCGGCGATCGCCGAGGCCCTGCGCCGGCACGGCCTCCGCGTCGAGCCGGCCGGGGGCATCTACGACGTCGAGGTCGCCCGGGTGGCGTCGCTCGGCGCCGAGGGCGGACGGGCGATCCTGGAGGCGGCCCGGGTCGGCGAGGTGTCGGTGCGGTGGCGCGAGGAGGCCCGGCGGGCCCCCGAGGGCTGGTCCCGGGTCGACACCGAGCAGCCGCTCGGCGCCATCGCCGTGTACCTGTGCGAGCCGGAGAGCGACGACGGGGCGGTCGAGAACGGCCTGGTGGAGGCGCCCGCCATCGGGGACGAGCACCCGGCGTGGCGGGTACGGTGAGCCCGGATGGGTCGGGAGGTCAGGGCTTCTTGGCCGCCATCGCGAACGCGATCCCGTGCGAGAGGTCGCGGCGCGTGACGATGCTGCTGAGCTCCACCTCCAGG comes from Sorangium aterium and encodes:
- a CDS encoding M14 family metallopeptidase; this translates as MLLTRAEATGFRETSLHADVMRFVRALEGRNDPRLHVTTFGTSPGGRELPLLVLSKDGVRSPDEARRAGRPVVLMLDGIHPGEVEGKEASLALVRDLLDGRHPDWLDALVLLVVPLFNADGNDALDPRNRRLDLKKLTGQPGPVVGTRTQSQGINLNRDYLRQAAPEMRLLQRRVCIPWAPDLTIDNHATNGSVHRFQMTVDVPHTIESGRPEPIAMVRDRLVPDVIAAVRRRGFESGWYGNFVEDERVLDADGEVDPASPVGLGWMTYPHHPRFGSNYRGLTGRLDLLLECYSYLPFEERVQTASAWQIEALSWVATHADAVREVVAASARPPERVAVRYRLEPTGAPIDILTRSPRAFDGEPVTLRIPHHARFVGTTVVDRPRAYLVPPAIAEALRRHGLRVEPAGGIYDVEVARVASLGAEGGRAILEAARVGEVSVRWREEARRAPEGWSRVDTEQPLGAIAVYLCEPESDDGAVENGLVEAPAIGDEHPAWRVR